From the Mesorhizobium koreense genome, the window GCCGGCGGAGATCGAGACGCTCTGGCAGCAGGGCATCGCCTGGCTGAAGGATGCAGGAGCCGAGATCGTCGATATCTCGCTGCCGCACACGAAATATGCGCTGCCGGCCTATTACATCGTCGCGCCGGCCGAGGCTTCCTCCAACCTCGCGCGCTATGACGGCGTGCGCTACGGGTTGCGCGTGCCGGGCAAGGACATCGTCGACATGTATGAGCGGACGCGCGCCGCCGGCTTCGGCCGCGAGGTGAAGCGCCGTGTCATGATCGGCACCTATGTGCTCTCGGCCGGCTATTACGACGCCTATTACGTACAGGCGCAGAAAGTGCGCACGCTCATCAAGAAGGATTTCGAGGACGTCTTCGCTTCCGGTGTCGAGGCGATCCTGACGCCGGCGACGCCGTCCGCCGCCTTCGGCATCGCCGACCAGGACATGGCTTCCGATCCGGTGAAGATGTACCTGAACGACGTCTTCACGGTGACGGTCAACATGGCAGGCCTGCCGGGCATCGCGGTTCCCGCCGGCCTCGACGGGCGCGGCCTGCCGCTCGGCCTGCAACTGATCGGCCGGCCCTTTGAGGAAGAGACGCTTTTCCGCACGGCCGCGATCATCGAGAAGGCCGCCGGGCGCTTCGAACCGCAGAAGTGGTGGTGAGGATCGGCCTTCTTCACGCCCGGCAGCCGCCGCCTCCGAACTTTGCCTTTGGCCGATGATTGCGCATGTTCTAGAGTAGGCGGGAACCGCGGACCCGGAAGATCGTGCACGATCCACAACTCGCAAAAAGACTGGCCGCCGTTCTCGTCGCCGATGTCGCCGGCTATGCGCGGCTGATGGAGAGTGACGAGGCCGCGACCTATGCGGCCTGGCGCAGCGCCCGCGCCGAAGCGATCGAGCCGGCTGTCACCCGCAATGGCGGCCGCATCGTCAAATTCACCGGCGACGGGTTTCTGGCAGAGTTCCCGACCGCGGAATCCGCGCTCGCCTCCGCGGTGGATGTCCAGAAGGGATGGACGGGGCGTGATCCTCTCAAGCTGAGGATCGGCATTCACCTCGGCGATGTCGTCCTGGAGGAGGGCGACATCTACGGCGCCGGCGTCAATATCGCGGCACGGCTGGAGACGCTCGCCGAGCCGGGCGGCATCTGCATATCCGGTACCGTGCATGACCTTGTCCGGCGCCAAGCGGGCATCGTGTTCAGCGACGGCGGCGATACGCAACTGAAGCACATCGACCAACCGGTCCGCATCTGGCGGGCAGGTGCCGCGCAATTCGCCACCAACGGCCCTTCCGTGCCGGCTCCATCCGATGCGGCGGCGCAGCGGCCAAGCATCGCCGTCCTGCCCTTCGCCAATATGTCGGGCGACACGGAGCAGGAATACTTCGCCGACGGACTGACGGAAGATCTCATTACCGAGCTTTCGCGCACCGGCGCTCTCTTCGTCATCGCGCGCAACTCGACATTCGTCTACAAAGGCCGTGCCGTGAGCATTCCCGACATCGCCCGGGAACTTCGGGTGCGTTACGTGCTCGAAGGCAGCGTGCGCAAGGCCGGCAGCCGCGTCCGTGTTACGGCGCAGCTCATAGAGGGCGGCACGGGCGGGCATCTCTGGGCGGAACGCTATGACCGCGACCTGACCGACATTTTTGCCGTCCAGGACGAAATCACGGCCAGCATCACCCAGGCGCTTGCGGTCAGCCTGTCCCTCGAGCCGAACCGTACGAGCGCCGGGACCGCCAATATCGAAGCCTACGATCTTTTCCTCAGAGGCCGTGACCTCGCCTGGCAGTTGAAGCAATCGGGGAGCGAAGAGGCCGCCGCGCTGGTCGAGCGTGCCATTGCGCTCGATCCCGGCTATGCCCGAGCCTATGCGCTTCTGGGTCATATCAAGCTCACCGCCTGGCTTAACCGGTGGGGGCCCGATCCGGCCGCGAGCGAAAGGCAGGCCCTGGAACTCGGCCAGAAGGCGATCGGCCTGAACGCGTTCGATCCGTTCGGTTATTGGGTGGTCGCCTCCGTCCATTTGTGGCGCAAGCAGTTCGAAGTGGCGCTCGCCCTGACGGAGCGCGCGCACGAGCTCGATCCCGGCTTCGTTCCGATCTTTGCGAGCATGGGCGGCGCACTGCTCGGCCTTGGTCGCGCGCAGGAGGCGCTCGACGCATTCGAAACCATGCAGCGCGCCGATCCTCTTGCACCGCCGATCGTGCTGCATTTCCGCGCCCGCGCGCTCTTCCTCCTCGATCGGCTGGAGGAAGCGGCCGCGCTGCTCGAGGAGCGCATCGCCCGCAACCCCGAGACCGATGTCAGCCGCGCCCTGCTTGCGTCTGCCTATGGCCATCTGGGCAGGTTCGACGAAGCGAAGGCGGTCTGGGCGGAACTGTTCAAGACCAATCCGGACTATTCGCTTGCGCAGCGCAAGAGCATGCTTTCGGATCAGGAATACGAGAAACTGGCCGCCGGCATTTCCAAAGCCGGGTTGATCGAGCCGCGCCAAGGGTCGGTCGATTGACATAATCGTGAGGCAGGGGCTGCGCTTCAGGATTGGACTTCCGGCGGCCGAACGACCATTTAATGCGTAACGAAGCGTGTTCGGCTTTGTCGGGTGCGCTTTGAATTTTCAACGAACCTGGAGGATTTTCGATGAGCGAAGAACGTGCCGTCCTGGCGGGCGGATGCTTCTGGGGCATGCAGGATCTCATACGCCGCCTTCCAGGCGTGATCTCGACCCGCGTGGGCTATAGCGGCGGCGACGTGCCGAACGCGACCTACCGCAACCACGGCACCCATGCTGAAGCGATCGAGATCGTCTTCGATCCCGAGAAGACCAGTTACCGGGAATTGCTGGAATTCTTCTTCCAGATCCACGATCCATCCACGCGGAACCGGCAGGGCAACGATATGGGCACCAGCTACCGTTCAGCGATTTTCTATGCGAGCGACGAGCAGAAGAAGGTGGCCGAGGATACGATCGCCGACGTGAATGCTTCCGGCCTCTGGCCGGGCAAGGTCGTCACCGAGGTGACGCCGGTCGGCGATTTCTGGGAGGCCGAACCGGAGCACCAGGATTATCTGGAGCGTTACCCGAACGGCTATACCTGCCATTTCCCTCGGCCCAATTGGAAATTACCGCGCCGCGCCGACGCCGCCTGAGCGAAGCGCGGGGCGTTAACGCTCCGTCGTTCTGGATAGGCGTCGGCCTCTCTATCTTCGTCATTCCAGGGCGAAGCAGTCGCGTTAGCGGCATCGCGAAGACCCTGGAATCCGTGCCTGAGACAGGACGGCAACGCGTTGAGGGTGCAGAAGCGGGGTTGCCTTCTGCAGCGCCAGTGTGTGGCCGCGACGCTCCGGCATGGATTCCCGGTCTCCGCAGTTCGCTGCGCTCCTGTTCCGCCCGAAAATGACGAAGGCGGAAAGGCTCTCACTTCGTTTGCGAAGGCCGGTAGCGGCGGAAATGCAGGCGAAAACGTGGACAGGATCGCGCAGGCGGTTTTCGTAACTCTCTGATCCAGTTGCCTTTCCGTATTTTCTTCGCCTGTCTTTCTCCACGCCTTCCGCCCATCCTTCATAATCCCCGTCAGTTCCTCCCATCGGGAACACCGATCATGACGGTGATTGCGTGGGGAGGGACCGGCGCCTCCGCCTTGATGCTGACGTGGCATTGCGGCCGGGGAGGTCCTGCCGGGAGGTTCCCCTGGGGGCACTATGACCCCTGCGTGTCGGAAAGAGGCACACAGACCCGAGACAGAAGAGCGCTTCGGGAGCAGCGGAACAGGCGGGAATAGAAATCGCCGGACGGACGGCCGCAAGGTCGCACGTAAATTGCTTAGATGAGCGAGCCTGCGGCCGCCCGTCTTTCCCGGACTTTGCAATGGCCAGACGGTGAGAACCGGGCGTGGCGAGGGTGGAGCATGTGCGACATAAATGAGGATAGTCCTCCGCCCCTTCGCACCCATGTCCGGCAGGACAGAGGGGGGTGCGCAGGGGCGGAGGACAAGCAACGATGTCCACAACGACAATGAGTTTCAGGCACACGCATCCCAGAAGCGCCCGACCGGGCGTCGTGGCTCGTGCCACGCCCCCGCGGAGCCCAGCCGCGTCAGCGGCGTACGGGCGTGAGCGAAAACAAACCCACGTGAGCGAAACACCCCCAAAGCGAAAGCAAAAGCTTTCAGGAGCGCTTTTTGGGCGTGCCGTACATCCATTTGACGATGAGCATCGCGGGCAACACCCAGAGCAGGCCGGACAGCAGGAAATAGGCGAAATGGACCAAGCCGCTCGACTGGGCTAGTTTCGCTTCGGCCACCACCATCGCCGCCACCGCGTAGACGATGACGAGCAGGACGATGAGGAACGAGCCGATAAGGCGCTTGATGCGAGGATGCATGAAATCTCCTTCGGCGCCCTCATAAGCGTTGGACCGTGTCCGTGCAACGCGCCGGCGCGCTTTGCGCGACGGCATGTCGCGTTGCTGGCGCTCCGCTTTGCCGGCGCACGGTGCTATGCCACCGGCAATTGCGGCTCCTGAGGCAGACGATGACGGCAGCAACAGCCCTTGATGCGACACGCCCTTCCGCGCAGGAACAGGGCCGGATCGCGCGCAATCGCGCGCTGGTGCGCGGGTGGCTCTATGTCGTCGCCGTGGTGCTGTTCGGGCTCTTCCTCGTCGGCGGCGCGACGCGGCTCACCAATTCCGGCCTTTCCATCACCGAATGGCAGCCGATCCACGGCGTCATCCCGCCGTTGAACGACGCGGAATGGCAAGAAGAGTTCGCGAAATACAAGCAGATCCCGGAATATAAGGTGCTGAACCGCAACATGGACCTCGCCGGCTTCAAGCACATCTTCTGGTGGGAGTGGACGCACAGGTTGATCGCGCGCAGCGTCGGTTTCATCTTCGCCATCCCGCTGATCCTGCTGTGGGTGGCCGGCTGCATTGAGCGGAAACTGAAGCCCCGGCTCGTCGGCATATTGGCGCTTGGCGGCCTGCAGGGCGCGATCGGCTGGTGGATGGTGATGTCCGGGCTTGCCCATCGCACCGATGTCAGCCAGTACCGGCTTGCGATCCACCTGACGACGGCCTGCCTGATCTTCATCGCCACGCTTGCCGTCGCGCGCGGGCTCGCGCCGCACAGCGAAAAGCCTGCGCCGCGCAAGCTCCAGATTTTCGCCGGCGTGGTGGTCGCGCTGGTGCTTTTCCAGATCTATCTCGGCGCGCTGGTGGCGGGCACGAATGCCGGCTTCTCCTATAACACCTGGCCGCTGATGGACGGCAGGGTCGTGCCGGATGGGCTGTTCGTGCTGGAACCGGCATGGCGCAACCTCTTCGAGAACCCGAAGACGGTGCAGTTCATCCACCGTTGCGGCGCCTATCTGGTCTGGATCGTGGCGCTGGCGCACATGATCTTCGCCCTCAGCCGTGCCCCGAAAACGACGCATGCAAGACGCGCCGCCGTGCTCTTCCTGCTCGTGACATTGCAGGCGGCGCTCGGCATCACGACGCTTCTGATGCAGGTGCCGCTCGATCTAGGGCTGGCGCATCAGGCGATGGCGCTGGTCGTGCTCGCTTTCGCCACCGCGCACTGGCGCGGCACCAAGGGGGCGTATCCGGTGGAGGAAGCGGCTGCCGCTAGAAGCTGAGCGCCCGCACCTGCCGGATCGCTTCGGCGACGGCCAATTCGCGCTTCTCGTCCTTGTCGTTACCGTCTTCCGCATGCCACGCGGCGGAGAGGCACCCATAGGCTATCGCATGGTCGAGGATATTCCGGACATCCTGCCCGAGCGTCTTCGAGAAGGTCTCCGCCATTCGCGCGATGCGTTCCGGATCGAGACAGAGATCGTCGCGGTCGAGCGGATTGTAGAACATGTTGGCCGCATCGAAGGCAGGGTCGCCGAGCACGCCTTTCGGATCGATCGCCAGCCAGCCGCGTTTGCTGCAGAGGATGTTTTCGTGATGAAGGTCGCCGTGCAGCGGCCGGATATCATGCGGGGCGGCGAGGACCGTTTCGGCGATATTGGCCGCCTGGGCGTAAAGCGTCGTCCGCCCCGCAGTCCGATCGGCCTTCGCCTTTCGAAAAAGGCTGGAGAAGCGTTCGCGGAGCGGCTGAAGATCGGGCGGGAAAGCCCGGTCCGAAGGCGACAGGAGTCGAGTCATCACCTCGGCCGCGATGTCCGTCGCAGTCGCGTCGCCTTCCGTATCGAGGACATGCGAAAGCATCGTCTCGCCGGCATATTCCAGCAGCATGGACTGCCCCTCGAGGCCGAGCAGCCGCACCGTCCCTTCGCCGTTCCGCCATGCCAGATAGTGCGCGCCGCGCAATTCGTCCTCGACATCGTCGAAGGGCTTCAGCGCCTTGATGACCGCGTGCAGGCCATCGCGCAGCCACACCTTCCAGACATGGCTGCTGAAGGTGTCGGCAATGAGAACAGGATCACGGACTTCCCAGCGAGCGGGAAAGGCGGGAACGTCCATTCAGTGCCGGGTGTTGCCGAGCATCAGATCCATGTTCTGCACGGCCGCGCCCGAGGCGCCCTTGCCGAGATTGTCGAGCAGCGCGACGATATTGACCTGACCTTGGCCGGGCGTGCCGAATACGTAAAGGCGCATGCGGTCGGTGCCGTTCAGTTCGGTCGGATCGAGGCGCGCAAGCTTCGCGCTCGCCTCGAGCGGGATGACCTCCACGATGTCCTGCCCGGCATAGTGCGCGGCGAGCGCGCCATGGACGTCCTCCATCGAGGGCGCGCCGTCGAGGTCGCCGAGATACAACGGTACCTGCACGATCATGCCCTGCGCGAAGCGGCCCACACTCGGCGCGAAGATCGGCTTGCGGTCGAGCAGGCCATGCACCTGCATCTCCGGCACATGCTTGTGCTGCAAGGTCAGTCCGTAGAGGAAATGCGGCGCGGCGATGTAGTCCGGGTTCTCCGCGTTCTCCATCTGCGCAATCAACTGCTTGCCGCCGCCGGTGTAGCCGGAAACGGCGTTGACGGCGACCGGGTAGTCGGAAGGCAGCATGCCGGCCGTAACCAGCGGCCGCACGAGCGAAATGGCGCCGGTCGGGTAGCAGCCGGGATTGGCGACCAGCCGCGCTTTGGCGATGCGCTCGGGCTGGCCCTCGGTCATCTCGGCGAAGCCGTAGGCCCAGTCGGGATTGACTCGGTGCGCGGTAGAAGTGTCGATGACGCGCGTGGAATTGTTGCCGTCGAGCAGCGAGATGGCCTCGCGTGCGGCGGCGTCCGGCAGGCAGAGGATGGCGATGTCGGCCTGGCGCAGGAAATCGGCGCGCGCGGCAGCGTCCTTGCGGTGCTCCTCGGGGATGGACAGGATGTCGAGATCGCGGCGTTCGGCCAGCCGCGCCCGGATTTGCAGCCCGGTTGTGCCGTGTTCGCCGTCGATGAAGATTTTCGCCGTCATGGTGGTCGCTCGCTCCGATGGTCATGGGAGATAGGGCAGAAGCGGGCGCGATGCAATCGGCAGCGACGTGTGCCCCGAGCATCAGCTTTCGGCGGAGGCCGCCTTCTTCGCTTTCCGCTCCGCCAGCAGGCCGAGATAGTACATCGCCACGCTCGCGCCGGCGATTGCCGTGATGTCGGCATGGTCGTAGGCCGGCGCGACTTCCACGACATCGGCGCCCACGATGTCGAGATCGCCCAGCGCGCGCAGTACGGAGAGTATCTTGGCGGAGGAAGGGCCACCGGCCACCGGCGTACCGGTGCCGGGCGCAAAGGCCGGGTCGAGACAGTCAATGTCAAAGGTGACGTAGACCTTGCGGCCGGCCGCGCGCTCCCGGATCGCATAGACGATATCGGCGACGCGCATTTCTTCCAGTTCATGACCGTGGAGGATGCGGATACCGAAATTCTCTGGTGCATGGGTGCGGATGCCGACCTGGATCGACCATTCCGGCTCGATGATGCCGTCGCGCACCGCGCGCGCCACAAAGGAGCCGTGGTCGATGCGCTTGCCGTCGTCGAACCAGGTGTCCTGATGCGCATCGAAATGGACGAGCGCGAGCGGACCGTGGATCGCCGCATGCGCTTTGAGCAGCGGCCAGGTCACGAAATGGTCCCCACCGAGCGTAACCAGCGTGGCGCCCGAGCGCAGAATCCTGGCCGCTTCGCGCTCGATCGTCGCCGGTGTCTTCTGGTGGTTGCCATAGTCGAGCAGGCAATCGCCATAGTCGATCACCGCAAGCTGTGCGAACAGGTCGCGGTGAAACGGGTATTGCGGGTCGTTATCGAAGATCGCCGAGGCGCGCCGGATGGCCTGCGGGCCAAAACGGGCGCCAGGCCGATTGGACACCGCCCCGTCGAAGGGGATGCCCCAGATCACCGCATCGGCGCCCGCGAGCTTCTTCGAATATTTCCGCCGCATGAAAGAGAGCGCCCCGGCATAGGTCGGATCTTCGGCGGCGCCGGTGAGGCTACCGGCCGTGAAAGCATGGTCGATCGACTTGGAAGGCATGGGCATCCTCTTCGGCCATGACGAGTGAGGTCACCTAGCCGCCTGGCGCGGAAATTGCCACTGCAAAAGGAAGAAGCCGGATGACCGGCCAGACCTGTCCCGAACTGGCACTAAAGGTGGTTTGGAACGGCACAGGTGAGCAACCGGTCGACAATCCTGTCCGGTCTTGGGGAATGCCGCGGATCGTTTATGTGTACGCGGCTGGGCACTGGATGGGAAGAAGCCCGCGAAGAGCGATCTTCGCGGGCTTCGCCATAGATGCCGGTAGGCGGAATGCTTAGCGCTTGGAGAACTGGAAGCTGCGGCGGGCCTTCGCCTTACCGTACTTCTTGCGCTCGACGACGCGGCTGTCGCGGGTGAGGAAGCCGCCCTTCTTGAGCACGGCGCGCAGCCCCGGCTCGTAATAGGTCAGCGCCTTGGAGATGCCATGACGGACCGCACCCGCCTGGCCGGAAAGGCCGCCGCCGGCCACCGTCACGACGATGTCGTACTGACCGTCGCGGTTGACCGCCACGATCGGCTGACGCAGCACCATCTGCAGCACCGGCCGTGCGAAGTAGGCGGCGAATTCCTTGTCGTTGACGGTGATCTTGCCGCTGCCCGGCTTCAGCCAGACGCGGGCGATGGCGTCCTTGCGCTTGCCGGTGGCGTAGGCACGGCCCGACTTGTCGAGCTTCTGGACATGGACGGGAGCGACCTGTTCGGTCTGGCCCGTCGCGGCGCCGAGTTCTTGCAGGGAGGAAAGTTCGGCCATTACTGGACCCTCTTGTTCTTGCTGTTCAGGCCCGCCACGTCGAGCTTCTCGGGCTGCTGTGCCTCGTGCGGATGCTCAGGCCCGGCGTAGACGCGCAAATTCTTCATCTGGCGGCGGCCGAGCGGGCCGCGCGGGATCATGCGCTCAATAGCCTTCTCTACGACGCGCTCGGGGAAACGGCCCTCGAGGATGTCGCGCGCGGTGCGCTCCTTGATGCCGCCCGGATGGCCGGTGTGCCAGTAGTATACCTTGTCGGTGTACTTCTTGCCCGTGAGGGCGACCTTGTCGGCATTGATGATGACGACGTTGTCGCCGTCATCGACATGCGGGGTAAAGGTCGGCTTGTGCTTGCCGCGCAGGATGTTGGCGACGATGGAGGCGAGGCGACCGACGACGAGACCTTCCGCGTCGATCAGAACCCACTTCTTCGTCACTTCCGCAGGCTTCTGCGAAAAGGTTTTCATCTCTTTCTCTCTCACTCGGACCTTCCGCGATGGATCGGGCAGGAAGGCGTTTCTTGTTGCTTGGGTTGGCGCCGGGCGATGTGCCTTGCGCCAAAAACAAAACGGCGACCGCCGCGGCCGCTGTTTGCAGGCAGGCTTATAGGGGAGGGCGGTCGCGGCGTCAATATCGATGTTTGGCCGTTTGCGCAAGAAAATTCAGCAAAAACAATAAATTGCAGGTGCGGTATTAAAATACCGCACCTGCCCGGGCGCCTTGGAGATCAGTTCCACTTCTGCCCGGCTACCTGTTTCACCGATGCATTAAGGCGGTTCCACACGTTGATCTGCGCAATCTGGATGATCAGCGCGGCAAGCGCGGTTTCGTCGTAATGGGCGGCCGCTTCCGTCCAGACCGCGTCCGATACTGCTTCCGGCTTGTCGGCGATGCGCGTCAATTCCTCCGTAAGGGCGAGTGCCGCCCGCTCGGCATCATTGAAATAGGGCGTGTCGCGCCAGGCGGCGACGGCGAAAATGCGCTTGTCGTCCTCGCCTGCCTGCTTCAGCCCTTGGGCATGCATGTCCACGCAGACGCTGCAGCCGTTGATCTGGCTCGCGCGCAGATGGACAAGC encodes:
- the argC gene encoding N-acetyl-gamma-glutamyl-phosphate reductase — encoded protein: MTAKIFIDGEHGTTGLQIRARLAERRDLDILSIPEEHRKDAAARADFLRQADIAILCLPDAAAREAISLLDGNNSTRVIDTSTAHRVNPDWAYGFAEMTEGQPERIAKARLVANPGCYPTGAISLVRPLVTAGMLPSDYPVAVNAVSGYTGGGKQLIAQMENAENPDYIAAPHFLYGLTLQHKHVPEMQVHGLLDRKPIFAPSVGRFAQGMIVQVPLYLGDLDGAPSMEDVHGALAAHYAGQDIVEVIPLEASAKLARLDPTELNGTDRMRLYVFGTPGQGQVNIVALLDNLGKGASGAAVQNMDLMLGNTRH
- a CDS encoding aminoglycoside phosphotransferase family protein, coding for MDVPAFPARWEVRDPVLIADTFSSHVWKVWLRDGLHAVIKALKPFDDVEDELRGAHYLAWRNGEGTVRLLGLEGQSMLLEYAGETMLSHVLDTEGDATATDIAAEVMTRLLSPSDRAFPPDLQPLRERFSSLFRKAKADRTAGRTTLYAQAANIAETVLAAPHDIRPLHGDLHHENILCSKRGWLAIDPKGVLGDPAFDAANMFYNPLDRDDLCLDPERIARMAETFSKTLGQDVRNILDHAIAYGCLSAAWHAEDGNDKDEKRELAVAEAIRQVRALSF
- the rpsI gene encoding 30S ribosomal protein S9, translated to MAELSSLQELGAATGQTEQVAPVHVQKLDKSGRAYATGKRKDAIARVWLKPGSGKITVNDKEFAAYFARPVLQMVLRQPIVAVNRDGQYDIVVTVAGGGLSGQAGAVRHGISKALTYYEPGLRAVLKKGGFLTRDSRVVERKKYGKAKARRSFQFSKR
- a CDS encoding DUF2842 domain-containing protein, coding for MHPRIKRLIGSFLIVLLVIVYAVAAMVVAEAKLAQSSGLVHFAYFLLSGLLWVLPAMLIVKWMYGTPKKRS
- the rplM gene encoding 50S ribosomal protein L13 codes for the protein MKTFSQKPAEVTKKWVLIDAEGLVVGRLASIVANILRGKHKPTFTPHVDDGDNVVIINADKVALTGKKYTDKVYYWHTGHPGGIKERTARDILEGRFPERVVEKAIERMIPRGPLGRRQMKNLRVYAGPEHPHEAQQPEKLDVAGLNSKNKRVQ
- a CDS encoding adenylate/guanylate cyclase domain-containing protein yields the protein MHDPQLAKRLAAVLVADVAGYARLMESDEAATYAAWRSARAEAIEPAVTRNGGRIVKFTGDGFLAEFPTAESALASAVDVQKGWTGRDPLKLRIGIHLGDVVLEEGDIYGAGVNIAARLETLAEPGGICISGTVHDLVRRQAGIVFSDGGDTQLKHIDQPVRIWRAGAAQFATNGPSVPAPSDAAAQRPSIAVLPFANMSGDTEQEYFADGLTEDLITELSRTGALFVIARNSTFVYKGRAVSIPDIARELRVRYVLEGSVRKAGSRVRVTAQLIEGGTGGHLWAERYDRDLTDIFAVQDEITASITQALAVSLSLEPNRTSAGTANIEAYDLFLRGRDLAWQLKQSGSEEAAALVERAIALDPGYARAYALLGHIKLTAWLNRWGPDPAASERQALELGQKAIGLNAFDPFGYWVVASVHLWRKQFEVALALTERAHELDPGFVPIFASMGGALLGLGRAQEALDAFETMQRADPLAPPIVLHFRARALFLLDRLEEAAALLEERIARNPETDVSRALLASAYGHLGRFDEAKAVWAELFKTNPDYSLAQRKSMLSDQEYEKLAAGISKAGLIEPRQGSVD
- the msrA gene encoding peptide-methionine (S)-S-oxide reductase MsrA encodes the protein MSEERAVLAGGCFWGMQDLIRRLPGVISTRVGYSGGDVPNATYRNHGTHAEAIEIVFDPEKTSYRELLEFFFQIHDPSTRNRQGNDMGTSYRSAIFYASDEQKKVAEDTIADVNASGLWPGKVVTEVTPVGDFWEAEPEHQDYLERYPNGYTCHFPRPNWKLPRRADAA
- a CDS encoding carboxymuconolactone decarboxylase family protein, which produces MQARMKHPVFVLPDALKALHALNKATATDGLPDVTRELVHLRASQINGCSVCVDMHAQGLKQAGEDDKRIFAVAAWRDTPYFNDAERAALALTEELTRIADKPEAVSDAVWTEAAAHYDETALAALIIQIAQINVWNRLNASVKQVAGQKWN
- a CDS encoding COX15/CtaA family protein; translated protein: MTAATALDATRPSAQEQGRIARNRALVRGWLYVVAVVLFGLFLVGGATRLTNSGLSITEWQPIHGVIPPLNDAEWQEEFAKYKQIPEYKVLNRNMDLAGFKHIFWWEWTHRLIARSVGFIFAIPLILLWVAGCIERKLKPRLVGILALGGLQGAIGWWMVMSGLAHRTDVSQYRLAIHLTTACLIFIATLAVARGLAPHSEKPAPRKLQIFAGVVVALVLFQIYLGALVAGTNAGFSYNTWPLMDGRVVPDGLFVLEPAWRNLFENPKTVQFIHRCGAYLVWIVALAHMIFALSRAPKTTHARRAAVLFLLVTLQAALGITTLLMQVPLDLGLAHQAMALVVLAFATAHWRGTKGAYPVEEAAAARS
- the speB gene encoding agmatinase, whose amino-acid sequence is MPSKSIDHAFTAGSLTGAAEDPTYAGALSFMRRKYSKKLAGADAVIWGIPFDGAVSNRPGARFGPQAIRRASAIFDNDPQYPFHRDLFAQLAVIDYGDCLLDYGNHQKTPATIEREAARILRSGATLVTLGGDHFVTWPLLKAHAAIHGPLALVHFDAHQDTWFDDGKRIDHGSFVARAVRDGIIEPEWSIQVGIRTHAPENFGIRILHGHELEEMRVADIVYAIRERAAGRKVYVTFDIDCLDPAFAPGTGTPVAGGPSSAKILSVLRALGDLDIVGADVVEVAPAYDHADITAIAGASVAMYYLGLLAERKAKKAASAES